A region from the Onychostoma macrolepis isolate SWU-2019 chromosome 18, ASM1243209v1, whole genome shotgun sequence genome encodes:
- the LOC131524374 gene encoding extracellular calcium-sensing receptor-like isoform X2 yields the protein MYQDGDFIIGGLFEVQHLKVFPELSFRMEPEQPKCEEFYMSSFQQAQTMIFAVDEINKNPNLLPNITLGYHLYDNCLKLVVAFRAATTLISGTEKTFSNLNCTGPPPVIAIVGDPGSTHSIAVSSVLGLFHIPMISYYATCSCLSDRNKYPSFFRTIPSDAFQVRAMVHILKYFGWTWVGVLYSDDDYGIYAAQSFHQEMQRFGGCVAFSEIMPYDNHRDIQRIVAVIKASTARVVVAFSTDLLPLMDELLLQNVTGRQWIASEAWTTSPVLHLPRFVPLVGGTLGIAIRRGEIKGLNDFLLRLQPDSDPRNNMVRIFWENMFGCSFENGSRDGKKMCTAEEDLNSTVNEYNDVSELRASYNVYKGVYALAHALHDLMQCEEGRGPFIGNRCADITNLQPWQMIHYLQKVNFTTGFGDHVSFDENGDALAIYDVMNWQPSADGSIVVRTVGVVDEGATSGKVLILDEDALYWNSETKKPPRSVCSESCPPGTRRATRKGLPVCCFDCLPCADGEISNASDSTECTVCPKELWSSPEKNHCVPKEVEFLSYEDPLGISLTTASLLGTCFCALVMVIFAHQRNTPVVRSNNSELSFLLLVSLKLCFLCVLLFIGRPHMWTCQLRHAMFGISFVLCVSSILVKTMVVIAVFKSSRPEGKSTMKLFGAAQQRGTVLVLTAVQVVICAVWLSTASPTPHKNIQYIRSKIVFECAIGSVAGFAILLGYIGLLAAVSFLLAFLARNLPDNFNEAKFITFSMIIFCAVWIAFVPAYVSSPGKYAVAVEIFAILASSFGLLVSIFAPKCYIILLHPERNTKKAIMGRTAENK from the exons ATGTATCAGGATGGAGATTTTATCATTGGAGGCTTGTTTGAGGTTCAGCATCTCAAAGTCTTTCCAGAACTTAGTTTCAGAATGGAGCCGGAACAGCCCAAGTGTGAGGA ATTCTATATGTCAAGTTTCCAGCAGGCACAAACCATGATTTTCGCTGTAGATGAGATCAATAAAAATCCAAACCTGCTGCCTAACATCACTCTTGGTTATCATCTTTATGACAACTGTTTGAAGCTTGTAGTTGCATTCAGGGCTGCTACAACTCTTATTAGTGGCACAGAAAAGACATTTTCAAACCTGAATTGTACTGGCCCACCACCAGTGATTGCTATTGTTGGGGATCCTGGATCCACTCACTCCATTGCAGTTTCTAGTGTACTGGGTCTATTTCACATTCCAATG ATTAGCTACTATGCCACCTGCTCCTGTTTGAGTGACAGGAACAAGTACCCCTCTTTCTTCAGAACAATCCCCAGTGATGCCTTCCAGGTGCGGGCTATGGTTcacatcttaaaatattttggatgGACATGGGTTGGGGTTCTCTATAGTGATGATGACTATGGAATCTATGCTGCTCAGTCTTTCCATCAGGAAATGCAGCGATTTGGAGGTTGTGTAGCTTTTTCTGAAATAATGCCCTATGATAATCACAGGGACATTCAGCGCATAGTGGCAGTGATTAAGGCCTCTACAGCCAGAGTAGTGGTGGCATTCTCAACTGATCTGTTACCCCTGATGGACGAATTGTTACTTCAAAATGTGACAGGCAGGCAGTGGATTGCAAGTGAGGCATGGACCACCTCACCTGTGCTCCACCTTCCACGTTTCGTACCCCTCGTTGGGGGCACACTGGGCATTGCCATCCGTCGAGGAGAGATCAAGGGACTTAATGACTTTCTTCTACGTCTTCAACCTGACAGCGATCCAAGAAATAATATGGTGAGAATCTTCTGGGAGAACATGTTTGGGTGCAGTTTTGAGAATGGAAGCAgagatggaaaaaaaatgtgtacagCGGAAGAGGATCTGAACAGCACAGTTAATGAATATAATGATGTATCAGAGCTAAGGGCCTCTTATAATGTGTATAAAGGAGTTTATGCCCTGGCACATGCACTACATGACCTGATGCAGTGTGAGGAGGGAAGAGGACCATTCATTGGGAACAGATGTGCTGACATAACTAACCTACAGCCATGGCAG ATGATTCACTACCTACAGAAAGTGAACTTCACCACAGGCTTTGGGGATCATGTATCATTTGATGAGAATGGAGATGCTCTGGCAATCTATGATGTAATGAACTGGCAGCCAAGCGCTGATGGATCGATCGTTGTCCGCACAGTTGGTGTGGTAGATGAAGGGGCGACATCAGGGAAAGTGCTCATACTTGATGAGGATGCATTATACTGGAACTCTGagacaaaaaaa CCCCCACGGTCTGTGTGCAGTGAGAGTTGCCCCCCAGGAACCAGACGAGCCACGAGGAAGGGCCTTCCTGTCTGCTGTTTTGATTGCTTGCCGTGTGCAGATGGAGAGATTTCTAATGCATCAG ACTCTACTGAATGCACAGTGTGTCCAAAAGAGTTATGGTCCAGTCCAGAAAAAAATCACTGTGTACCTAAAGAAGTAGAGTTTCTGTCCTATGAAGATCCTCTGGGCATCTCTCTGACCACTGCTTCCCTGCTTGGCACCTGCTTCTGCGCCCTTGTGATGGTCATCTTTGCTCATCAACGTAACACTCCTGTGGTACGCTCCAACAATTCAGAGCTCAGCTTCCTGCTGCTGGTTTCACTCAAACTGTGTTTCCTGTGTGTGCTGCTGTTCATTGGCCGGCCACATATGTGGACGTGTCAATTAAGACATGCCATGTTTGGTATTAGTTTTGTACTTTGTGTCTCCAGCATCCTGGTCAAGACTATGGTGGTAATAGCCGTGTTCAAGTCATCTCGACCAGAGGGTAAAAGTACGATGAAATTGTTTGGAGCAGCTCAACAAAGAGGCACTGTCCTAGTTCTCACTGCTGTCCAGGTTGTGATATGTGCAGTCTGGCTATCAACTGCCTCTCCAACACCCCATAAAAACattcagtatatcaggtctaaaaTAGTATTTGAATGTGCCATTGGTTCAGTGGCTGGTTTTGCCATTCTGCTTGGGTACATTGGCCTCCTGGCAGCAGTAAGCTTCTTGTTAGCTTTTCTTGCAAGAAATCTTCCAGATAATTTTAATGAAGCCAAATTTATTACCTTCAGTATGATTATCTTCTGTGCTGTGTGGATTGCATTTGTTCCAGCATATGTGAGCTCACCAGGGAAATATGCAGTTGCTGTTGAGATATTTGCCATTTTAGCTTCTAGTTTTGGATTACTGGTGTCCATATTTGCCCCAAAGTGCTACATCATCCTATTACACCCAGAGAGAAACACTAAAAAAGCCATCATGGGAAGAACcgctgaaaataaataa
- the LOC131524374 gene encoding extracellular calcium-sensing receptor-like isoform X1, with protein sequence MRITLNICLYLSCTFVSATFISDSCQIQGHFKLNGMYQDGDFIIGGLFEVQHLKVFPELSFRMEPEQPKCEEFYMSSFQQAQTMIFAVDEINKNPNLLPNITLGYHLYDNCLKLVVAFRAATTLISGTEKTFSNLNCTGPPPVIAIVGDPGSTHSIAVSSVLGLFHIPMISYYATCSCLSDRNKYPSFFRTIPSDAFQVRAMVHILKYFGWTWVGVLYSDDDYGIYAAQSFHQEMQRFGGCVAFSEIMPYDNHRDIQRIVAVIKASTARVVVAFSTDLLPLMDELLLQNVTGRQWIASEAWTTSPVLHLPRFVPLVGGTLGIAIRRGEIKGLNDFLLRLQPDSDPRNNMVRIFWENMFGCSFENGSRDGKKMCTAEEDLNSTVNEYNDVSELRASYNVYKGVYALAHALHDLMQCEEGRGPFIGNRCADITNLQPWQMIHYLQKVNFTTGFGDHVSFDENGDALAIYDVMNWQPSADGSIVVRTVGVVDEGATSGKVLILDEDALYWNSETKKPPRSVCSESCPPGTRRATRKGLPVCCFDCLPCADGEISNASDSTECTVCPKELWSSPEKNHCVPKEVEFLSYEDPLGISLTTASLLGTCFCALVMVIFAHQRNTPVVRSNNSELSFLLLVSLKLCFLCVLLFIGRPHMWTCQLRHAMFGISFVLCVSSILVKTMVVIAVFKSSRPEGKSTMKLFGAAQQRGTVLVLTAVQVVICAVWLSTASPTPHKNIQYIRSKIVFECAIGSVAGFAILLGYIGLLAAVSFLLAFLARNLPDNFNEAKFITFSMIIFCAVWIAFVPAYVSSPGKYAVAVEIFAILASSFGLLVSIFAPKCYIILLHPERNTKKAIMGRTAENK encoded by the exons ATGAGGATTACTCTAAACATCTGTCTGTATCTTTCCTGTACTTTTGTCTCTGCTACTTTTATTTCAGACTCCTGTCAAATCCAGGGACACTTCAAGCTGAATGGAATGTATCAGGATGGAGATTTTATCATTGGAGGCTTGTTTGAGGTTCAGCATCTCAAAGTCTTTCCAGAACTTAGTTTCAGAATGGAGCCGGAACAGCCCAAGTGTGAGGA ATTCTATATGTCAAGTTTCCAGCAGGCACAAACCATGATTTTCGCTGTAGATGAGATCAATAAAAATCCAAACCTGCTGCCTAACATCACTCTTGGTTATCATCTTTATGACAACTGTTTGAAGCTTGTAGTTGCATTCAGGGCTGCTACAACTCTTATTAGTGGCACAGAAAAGACATTTTCAAACCTGAATTGTACTGGCCCACCACCAGTGATTGCTATTGTTGGGGATCCTGGATCCACTCACTCCATTGCAGTTTCTAGTGTACTGGGTCTATTTCACATTCCAATG ATTAGCTACTATGCCACCTGCTCCTGTTTGAGTGACAGGAACAAGTACCCCTCTTTCTTCAGAACAATCCCCAGTGATGCCTTCCAGGTGCGGGCTATGGTTcacatcttaaaatattttggatgGACATGGGTTGGGGTTCTCTATAGTGATGATGACTATGGAATCTATGCTGCTCAGTCTTTCCATCAGGAAATGCAGCGATTTGGAGGTTGTGTAGCTTTTTCTGAAATAATGCCCTATGATAATCACAGGGACATTCAGCGCATAGTGGCAGTGATTAAGGCCTCTACAGCCAGAGTAGTGGTGGCATTCTCAACTGATCTGTTACCCCTGATGGACGAATTGTTACTTCAAAATGTGACAGGCAGGCAGTGGATTGCAAGTGAGGCATGGACCACCTCACCTGTGCTCCACCTTCCACGTTTCGTACCCCTCGTTGGGGGCACACTGGGCATTGCCATCCGTCGAGGAGAGATCAAGGGACTTAATGACTTTCTTCTACGTCTTCAACCTGACAGCGATCCAAGAAATAATATGGTGAGAATCTTCTGGGAGAACATGTTTGGGTGCAGTTTTGAGAATGGAAGCAgagatggaaaaaaaatgtgtacagCGGAAGAGGATCTGAACAGCACAGTTAATGAATATAATGATGTATCAGAGCTAAGGGCCTCTTATAATGTGTATAAAGGAGTTTATGCCCTGGCACATGCACTACATGACCTGATGCAGTGTGAGGAGGGAAGAGGACCATTCATTGGGAACAGATGTGCTGACATAACTAACCTACAGCCATGGCAG ATGATTCACTACCTACAGAAAGTGAACTTCACCACAGGCTTTGGGGATCATGTATCATTTGATGAGAATGGAGATGCTCTGGCAATCTATGATGTAATGAACTGGCAGCCAAGCGCTGATGGATCGATCGTTGTCCGCACAGTTGGTGTGGTAGATGAAGGGGCGACATCAGGGAAAGTGCTCATACTTGATGAGGATGCATTATACTGGAACTCTGagacaaaaaaa CCCCCACGGTCTGTGTGCAGTGAGAGTTGCCCCCCAGGAACCAGACGAGCCACGAGGAAGGGCCTTCCTGTCTGCTGTTTTGATTGCTTGCCGTGTGCAGATGGAGAGATTTCTAATGCATCAG ACTCTACTGAATGCACAGTGTGTCCAAAAGAGTTATGGTCCAGTCCAGAAAAAAATCACTGTGTACCTAAAGAAGTAGAGTTTCTGTCCTATGAAGATCCTCTGGGCATCTCTCTGACCACTGCTTCCCTGCTTGGCACCTGCTTCTGCGCCCTTGTGATGGTCATCTTTGCTCATCAACGTAACACTCCTGTGGTACGCTCCAACAATTCAGAGCTCAGCTTCCTGCTGCTGGTTTCACTCAAACTGTGTTTCCTGTGTGTGCTGCTGTTCATTGGCCGGCCACATATGTGGACGTGTCAATTAAGACATGCCATGTTTGGTATTAGTTTTGTACTTTGTGTCTCCAGCATCCTGGTCAAGACTATGGTGGTAATAGCCGTGTTCAAGTCATCTCGACCAGAGGGTAAAAGTACGATGAAATTGTTTGGAGCAGCTCAACAAAGAGGCACTGTCCTAGTTCTCACTGCTGTCCAGGTTGTGATATGTGCAGTCTGGCTATCAACTGCCTCTCCAACACCCCATAAAAACattcagtatatcaggtctaaaaTAGTATTTGAATGTGCCATTGGTTCAGTGGCTGGTTTTGCCATTCTGCTTGGGTACATTGGCCTCCTGGCAGCAGTAAGCTTCTTGTTAGCTTTTCTTGCAAGAAATCTTCCAGATAATTTTAATGAAGCCAAATTTATTACCTTCAGTATGATTATCTTCTGTGCTGTGTGGATTGCATTTGTTCCAGCATATGTGAGCTCACCAGGGAAATATGCAGTTGCTGTTGAGATATTTGCCATTTTAGCTTCTAGTTTTGGATTACTGGTGTCCATATTTGCCCCAAAGTGCTACATCATCCTATTACACCCAGAGAGAAACACTAAAAAAGCCATCATGGGAAGAACcgctgaaaataaataa